A part of Maridesulfovibrio hydrothermalis AM13 = DSM 14728 genomic DNA contains:
- a CDS encoding OmpA family protein has protein sequence MHSKRLISILTLTLIAFMAIGSVAYAGSRIVLKPKVDAFAYFIDTSPSMAQSYKNTGNPKIIAGLNALKRLNNVVPELGYDSALYTMPDFATYSPKGTFSRGAMARGLSSVPEELPFFQSTPMGKGFNDLDGTISKWNGKFAVIFVSDGLANAGRNPATIVSQMSDKYGDRFCLHIVSTADTPKGIALLKRLATRTPCGVFVEASALSDKAVLDKFAQDVFYTQEEELVVEIVEEVVVAPAPVAVQEKIVFRNLNFGFDKYQITDEMVPSLTEAAALLEEYSNLKVKVGGHTDSTGPEAYNQGLSERRAKSVADWLAGNGVAADRLEVKGYGETSPKYDNTTKEGRKLNRRVELDVED, from the coding sequence ATGCATAGTAAAAGATTGATTTCAATTCTCACCCTTACATTAATCGCGTTCATGGCTATAGGCTCAGTTGCTTATGCCGGATCAAGAATTGTACTGAAACCTAAAGTGGATGCATTCGCCTACTTTATTGACACTTCTCCATCTATGGCCCAGTCCTACAAAAACACCGGCAATCCTAAAATCATTGCTGGATTGAATGCTCTTAAAAGGCTTAACAATGTTGTCCCCGAGCTGGGTTATGACTCTGCTCTTTACACAATGCCTGACTTTGCCACCTATTCCCCCAAGGGGACTTTCAGCAGAGGCGCAATGGCAAGAGGTTTGTCCTCCGTTCCTGAAGAGCTTCCGTTCTTCCAGTCCACCCCTATGGGCAAAGGGTTCAACGACCTTGATGGAACAATTAGTAAATGGAATGGCAAATTTGCTGTAATTTTCGTTTCTGACGGACTCGCCAACGCAGGTAGAAACCCAGCCACTATCGTCTCTCAGATGTCCGATAAATATGGTGACCGCTTTTGCCTACACATCGTAAGCACAGCTGATACTCCTAAAGGAATCGCTCTGCTGAAACGTCTGGCAACCAGAACCCCCTGCGGCGTCTTCGTTGAAGCTTCAGCTTTGTCCGACAAAGCTGTTCTGGACAAATTTGCTCAGGATGTTTTCTACACTCAGGAAGAAGAACTTGTTGTCGAAATCGTTGAAGAAGTTGTAGTCGCCCCCGCTCCGGTTGCTGTTCAGGAAAAAATCGTTTTCCGTAACCTCAACTTCGGGTTCGATAAATACCAGATCACCGACGAAATGGTCCCTTCCCTGACTGAAGCTGCTGCCCTGCTGGAAGAATACTCCAACCTCAAGGTTAAAGTAGGCGGACACACTGACAGCACCGGTCCTGAAGCGTACAATCAGGGTTTGTCTGAGCGCAGAGCCAAATCTGTAGCTGACTGGCTTGCTGGCAACGGAGTTGCCGCTGACCGCCTTGAAGTTAAAGGCTACGGCGAAACAAGTCCTAAATACGACAACACCACTAAGGAAGGCCGCAAGCTGAACCGCCGTGTTGAACTTGATGTTGAAGATTAA
- a CDS encoding serine dehydratase subunit alpha family protein, giving the protein MSYSVKEILHLEVSPALGCTEPVAIALATAAAASVIPNERPEKIEVWVDPNIYKNGLAVIIPGTGGLNGLDTAAVLGALHGDSSLGLEVLEPIDESGVKDACKYKETHQVLVNLLENHHGIYVRALLTYKKHTTEAVIETVHDNITCLTMDGKPVADSSLVKTEQAHQADVSKLEDYIKQLSLDDLVEMISDLDDDDFLFLKEGITYNMRLADYGLKHGSGLGVGLTLERLARLKILTRDMILSARIITSAASDARMGGIKLPAMSSGGSGNHGLTAILPIYAVSDFVDCDEKTLLEAIALSHLITAYVKAQTGRLSAVCGCSVAAGAGATAGVTYLMGGTTAQMAGAITNLTEDLAGIICDGAKSGCALKLATAAGTAVQAALFAIHGVNVHSTDGIIGTSPEQTMQNIGTLSTQGMIDTDRTILKIMLEKHFIAANS; this is encoded by the coding sequence ATGAGTTATTCTGTAAAAGAAATCCTTCACCTTGAAGTCTCCCCCGCGCTGGGTTGCACTGAACCTGTTGCTATCGCCCTCGCCACTGCTGCAGCTGCATCTGTTATACCAAATGAAAGACCTGAAAAAATTGAAGTCTGGGTTGACCCTAATATTTATAAAAATGGACTGGCCGTCATTATCCCCGGAACAGGCGGGTTAAACGGACTCGACACAGCCGCAGTGCTAGGCGCCCTCCACGGCGACTCTTCTTTGGGGCTTGAAGTTCTTGAACCTATTGACGAATCAGGCGTTAAGGATGCCTGCAAATATAAAGAGACCCATCAGGTTCTGGTCAATCTGCTTGAAAACCATCACGGAATATACGTCCGTGCGTTATTGACCTACAAAAAACATACGACTGAAGCTGTCATTGAAACGGTCCACGACAATATAACATGCCTGACTATGGACGGAAAACCTGTTGCTGATTCTTCTCTGGTAAAAACCGAGCAGGCTCATCAAGCTGATGTTTCCAAGCTTGAAGATTATATAAAACAACTGTCTCTTGATGATCTTGTTGAAATGATCAGCGACCTTGATGACGATGATTTCCTTTTTCTCAAAGAAGGCATCACCTACAACATGCGTCTTGCCGACTACGGCCTCAAACATGGCTCAGGTCTGGGCGTAGGACTCACACTTGAGAGGCTGGCCAGACTTAAAATTCTAACTCGTGACATGATCCTTTCTGCACGCATCATCACCTCTGCCGCATCTGACGCCCGCATGGGCGGGATTAAGCTCCCGGCCATGAGTTCCGGAGGTTCCGGCAATCACGGGCTGACCGCTATTCTGCCTATTTATGCTGTCAGCGACTTTGTTGATTGTGATGAAAAAACTTTACTGGAAGCCATTGCTTTAAGCCATCTGATTACTGCTTACGTTAAAGCTCAGACCGGCAGACTGTCTGCGGTGTGCGGATGCTCAGTTGCCGCCGGTGCAGGAGCTACAGCCGGAGTGACATATCTGATGGGCGGCACAACGGCGCAAATGGCAGGAGCCATAACAAACCTGACTGAAGATCTGGCCGGAATCATCTGTGACGGGGCAAAATCAGGCTGCGCCTTAAAGCTCGCCACGGCAGCAGGCACAGCAGTTCAGGCAGCACTTTTTGCCATACACGGAGTGAATGTACATTCCACAGACGGAATTATCGGAACTTCACCGGAGCAAACAATGCAAAATATTGGTACTCTAAGCACTCAAGGTATGATAGATACAGACAGGACCATCCTTAAAATAATGCTCGAAAAACATTTTATTGCTGCAAATAGTTAG
- the rfaD gene encoding ADP-glyceromanno-heptose 6-epimerase, protein MYIVTGGAGFIGSAMVWKLNQMGIDDILIVDNLSKTEKWKNLVNLRYEDYVHRNQFYKLILEGDDPFKTDAVIHMGACSSTTELDADFLMENNYRYTQMLCRFCLNHDVRFINASSAATYGDGRFGFDDDHDGIDQLQPMNMYGYSKQLFDLWAKRGGVLDKLVSLKFFNVFGPNEYHKDDMKSVICKAYKQIGETGEMKLFKSYKEEYPHGGQKRDFVYIKDCVDVMWWFLQNPDKNGIFNIGTGQAREWNELAKSVFSAMNVDQNISYIEMPESIRDKYQYFTQANMDKLAAAGYDKPFTSLEDAAKDYVQNYLAQEDPYLKS, encoded by the coding sequence ATGTATATAGTAACTGGCGGAGCCGGATTTATCGGCAGTGCCATGGTTTGGAAACTAAACCAGATGGGAATTGATGATATTCTTATCGTCGACAACCTTTCTAAGACTGAAAAATGGAAAAATCTGGTTAATCTTCGGTATGAAGATTACGTGCATAGAAATCAGTTCTATAAGCTTATTCTTGAAGGGGATGACCCTTTTAAAACAGATGCGGTTATTCACATGGGGGCCTGTTCTTCTACTACAGAGCTTGATGCGGATTTTCTCATGGAGAATAACTATCGCTACACGCAGATGCTTTGCCGTTTCTGTCTGAATCATGATGTCCGCTTCATTAATGCTTCGAGCGCAGCCACCTACGGGGACGGCCGTTTCGGTTTTGATGACGACCATGATGGAATAGACCAGCTTCAGCCTATGAATATGTACGGTTACTCCAAGCAGCTTTTTGACCTCTGGGCCAAGCGCGGCGGAGTTCTGGATAAACTGGTCAGCCTTAAATTTTTCAACGTATTCGGTCCTAACGAATATCATAAAGACGACATGAAGAGTGTTATCTGCAAGGCTTATAAGCAGATCGGTGAAACCGGTGAGATGAAACTCTTTAAATCATACAAAGAAGAATATCCGCATGGCGGGCAGAAGCGTGACTTTGTGTACATCAAAGATTGCGTTGATGTTATGTGGTGGTTCTTGCAGAATCCCGACAAAAACGGGATTTTCAACATCGGAACCGGACAGGCCCGTGAGTGGAATGAGCTTGCAAAATCAGTCTTTTCCGCCATGAATGTGGACCAGAATATCAGCTATATCGAAATGCCTGAAAGTATTAGAGATAAGTATCAGTATTTTACTCAGGCCAATATGGACAAGCTGGCTGCTGCCGGGTATGACAAGCCGTTCACGTCTCTGGAGGATGCGGCTAAAGACTATGTGCAGAATTATCTTGCTCAGGAAGATCCGTACCTGAAGAGCTAG
- a CDS encoding LPS-assembly protein LptD, with amino-acid sequence MTNSKGVVQKGEEWKFSADKLVVENDSEYLQAYGNVTLRSGKNYIQADFARFYQATKWIYLRGNVKAQVKGDFYDAAEAEFDLNNMVGWLKKGRVFVAKPHVIFEGDFIEKHNGASYSFKDVKVTACEGDNPLWSFESGEGDITINGYARLWHSKFNIKGVPVMYTPYMELPVARERQSGVLTPEVGTSDRLGGNINIPYYWAINDEMDMTVYGQYLTKRGFRPGVDFRHAGDADTKGQWRGDWLYDGKAYDNTADADNAFQNDGMIRPNHNRWWVRSKFNGYLGSPEWQTIFDLDIVSDQDYLREYRSGLNGYESTREDFLEQFGRDIATVDATTRTSTALVARSWDNYAISGLAQYNDNLLYRNGNRPASDDPTLQKLPQVNAYAFKNNFFGTPLEWQGEFQGDYFWREYGTTGGRFDIRPELSMPVRAGGITFIPRAAFRATSYLVESFQNASADASKDSSQTRFMADAGISAVTDFYRVFDFEGAPDVTKENIGKSSWTRMKHNIVPRLEYSWVQDESKSQTKLPYFDSRDRISEQNDIVFSLTNVFDRSKGTVVLGEDGQATMENSYLEFLRIRMEQGYDIDEENRSIELSKYEKRPFSDFMAEFIVTPHDYVELSSRTWVSPYLGDVTEHENILKLFHDSYGEVLLGYDYLRKIDEYKRQQDTDMQIVKYGLKAYLPYGVAVGGTFRADLNNDRDLEKTVTLGWNHQCFLLEFVASKTTVDERYSVNFNLFNMGQF; translated from the coding sequence ATGACCAATAGTAAAGGCGTGGTGCAGAAAGGTGAGGAGTGGAAATTCTCCGCTGATAAGCTGGTAGTTGAAAATGACAGCGAGTATTTGCAGGCCTACGGCAACGTCACCCTGCGTAGTGGTAAAAATTATATTCAAGCTGACTTTGCACGTTTTTATCAGGCAACCAAATGGATTTACCTGCGTGGCAATGTAAAAGCACAGGTCAAAGGTGACTTTTATGACGCGGCTGAAGCTGAGTTCGACCTTAACAATATGGTCGGCTGGCTTAAAAAAGGCCGCGTTTTTGTTGCCAAGCCTCACGTTATTTTTGAAGGCGACTTTATTGAGAAGCACAACGGTGCATCATACAGCTTTAAAGATGTAAAAGTTACTGCCTGTGAAGGTGATAATCCACTGTGGTCTTTCGAGTCCGGTGAAGGGGATATCACCATCAACGGGTATGCAAGACTCTGGCATTCCAAATTCAATATAAAAGGCGTGCCGGTTATGTACACCCCGTACATGGAACTGCCTGTTGCCCGTGAACGCCAGTCCGGTGTGCTTACTCCGGAAGTCGGAACTTCCGATCGTCTGGGCGGAAACATTAATATCCCTTATTACTGGGCTATTAATGACGAGATGGATATGACTGTTTACGGTCAATATCTTACCAAGCGCGGTTTCAGGCCCGGTGTAGATTTTCGTCATGCAGGAGATGCCGATACCAAAGGTCAGTGGCGTGGTGACTGGCTCTATGACGGCAAGGCTTATGATAATACCGCTGACGCCGACAATGCATTTCAAAATGATGGCATGATCAGACCTAACCATAATAGATGGTGGGTAAGGTCAAAATTTAACGGCTATCTCGGGTCGCCTGAATGGCAGACAATTTTTGACCTCGATATCGTTTCCGATCAGGATTACCTGCGTGAATACCGGTCCGGACTGAATGGGTATGAGTCGACCCGTGAAGATTTTCTGGAGCAGTTCGGCCGTGATATAGCCACCGTTGATGCCACAACAAGAACAAGTACCGCTCTTGTTGCCAGAAGCTGGGATAATTATGCAATTTCCGGTTTGGCTCAGTACAATGACAATCTGCTCTATCGTAACGGTAACAGACCTGCTTCTGATGATCCTACTTTACAGAAACTGCCGCAGGTTAATGCTTACGCTTTTAAGAATAATTTTTTCGGTACTCCGCTTGAGTGGCAGGGGGAATTTCAGGGCGACTATTTCTGGCGTGAATACGGAACCACCGGTGGACGTTTTGATATTCGTCCCGAACTCAGCATGCCTGTGCGGGCCGGAGGGATAACTTTTATTCCCCGCGCCGCATTCAGAGCTACTTCATATCTGGTTGAATCTTTTCAAAACGCAAGTGCTGATGCCAGTAAAGATTCCAGTCAGACAAGATTTATGGCCGATGCCGGCATCAGTGCAGTTACAGATTTCTACAGAGTTTTTGATTTTGAAGGTGCTCCGGACGTTACCAAAGAAAATATCGGTAAAAGCAGCTGGACCCGCATGAAACATAATATCGTGCCTCGTCTTGAATACTCATGGGTTCAGGATGAATCCAAAAGTCAGACAAAGCTGCCCTACTTTGATTCCCGTGACCGCATTTCTGAACAGAATGATATTGTCTTTTCGCTTACCAACGTATTTGACCGTAGCAAGGGAACAGTGGTTCTGGGTGAAGACGGTCAAGCAACTATGGAAAACAGTTATCTTGAATTCCTGCGTATCCGCATGGAACAAGGGTATGATATTGATGAAGAAAATCGTTCCATTGAGCTGAGTAAATACGAGAAACGACCTTTTTCAGATTTCATGGCTGAGTTTATTGTAACTCCTCATGATTACGTAGAGCTGTCCTCACGGACATGGGTTTCACCATATCTTGGTGATGTGACTGAGCATGAGAATATTTTGAAATTATTTCATGATTCCTACGGTGAAGTTTTGCTGGGTTATGATTATCTGCGTAAGATAGACGAATATAAACGTCAGCAGGATACTGACATGCAGATAGTTAAATACGGCTTGAAAGCTTACCTGCCGTATGGGGTGGCCGTTGGCGGTACGTTCAGGGCTGACCTTAATAACGACAGGGATCTTGAGAAAACAGTAACCCTTGGCTGGAATCATCAATGTTTCCTGCTTGAGTTTGTTGCTTCCAAAACAACTGTTGATGAACGGTACAGCGTAAACTTCAACCTCTTTAACATGGGGCAGTTTTAA
- the mutL gene encoding DNA mismatch repair endonuclease MutL, which produces MSNPKIHVLPAALRNQIAAGEVVERPSSVVKELVENSIDAGSTQVDVIIDRGGQGLISVKDNGIGVAADELRLAVTRHATSKIANIDDLIAVTSFGFRGEALPSIGSVSRFKMTSCQKGATEGWFIFVEGAEVADEGPAAIPGGTSVEVRDLFYNVPARLKFLKTESTEARRCNQVLFKMSLANLEAGFSFTSNGKEQFRLAQGQSLPERLAVFWPRNICESMLEFSHEVGEMKVHGCAGIPAVAQGRGDRIVMFVNGRSVQDKLLLSAIRGAYKGRLISREYPQAVLFLELPPEMVDVNVHPAKMEVRFQEERSVFSIIRNGIAQALSRYELGIVEGSHSTHGNEQPFTQSRDTAKKNSAPSRASLPIEPAAKFSSWNEFKNTDFSVEEEDSSGASIVAQPARSDSDFTAGVSADRCYEPEMIREEVGNYGTRAEIKPSDRQPETHFAQAASPFKVSGSSIEYLGQVADTYLVLKLPNGTLGLLDQHAAHERIIYENMRTLRTRGESRPLAIPIELALHPSEVQRVQELWEELQAAGFMLELEGGQNLSMRGIPPGLETGEAKEYLRGAVDGQAKTLDDLWIMLSCKSAIKANQPLAVDECLALLEAWVQCPQREYCPHGRPVLVSWSSLDMEKLFKRK; this is translated from the coding sequence ATGAGTAATCCTAAAATTCACGTCCTTCCCGCCGCACTGCGCAATCAGATTGCCGCAGGTGAAGTTGTTGAACGTCCCTCAAGCGTAGTTAAAGAACTGGTTGAAAATTCCATTGATGCCGGAAGCACTCAGGTGGATGTGATAATCGATCGTGGCGGACAAGGGCTTATTTCTGTCAAAGATAACGGCATCGGCGTAGCTGCCGATGAACTCCGCCTTGCGGTTACCCGTCATGCGACCAGCAAAATAGCAAATATTGATGACCTTATTGCGGTCACAAGTTTCGGATTTCGTGGTGAAGCTCTGCCCAGTATAGGATCAGTTTCACGTTTCAAAATGACTTCCTGCCAGAAAGGGGCGACTGAGGGGTGGTTTATCTTTGTGGAGGGAGCTGAAGTTGCAGATGAAGGCCCCGCCGCTATTCCGGGCGGAACTTCAGTGGAAGTGCGCGACCTTTTTTATAACGTTCCGGCCCGCCTTAAATTTCTTAAGACCGAGAGCACTGAAGCACGCCGCTGCAATCAGGTGCTTTTCAAAATGAGTCTGGCTAATCTGGAGGCTGGATTTTCATTTACTTCAAATGGTAAAGAACAGTTTCGGCTTGCTCAGGGACAAAGTCTTCCTGAACGGCTGGCTGTTTTCTGGCCCCGTAACATATGCGAATCTATGCTTGAATTTTCTCATGAAGTTGGAGAAATGAAAGTTCACGGCTGCGCCGGTATTCCTGCTGTGGCTCAAGGGCGCGGGGACCGTATTGTGATGTTTGTAAATGGACGTTCGGTGCAGGATAAGCTGCTACTCAGTGCCATCCGCGGAGCATATAAAGGCCGACTCATTTCAAGAGAATATCCACAGGCAGTGCTTTTTCTGGAGTTGCCGCCGGAGATGGTTGATGTAAACGTGCATCCGGCCAAGATGGAGGTACGTTTTCAGGAAGAAAGATCCGTATTCAGTATTATCCGGAACGGAATTGCACAGGCTCTTTCGCGTTATGAACTGGGAATTGTTGAGGGCAGCCACAGCACGCATGGTAATGAGCAACCTTTCACTCAGTCCAGAGATACAGCAAAAAAGAACTCTGCACCTTCACGTGCATCTCTCCCAATTGAACCTGCGGCCAAATTTTCCAGTTGGAACGAATTTAAAAATACCGATTTCAGTGTTGAGGAAGAGGATTCCTCTGGAGCTTCAATTGTGGCGCAACCCGCGAGAAGCGATTCAGATTTTACTGCCGGCGTGTCAGCAGATAGGTGTTATGAACCAGAAATGATACGTGAGGAAGTCGGTAATTATGGAACAAGGGCTGAAATTAAACCGTCAGACCGCCAGCCTGAAACGCACTTCGCTCAAGCGGCCAGCCCGTTTAAAGTTTCTGGTTCATCCATAGAATATCTGGGACAGGTGGCTGATACTTATCTGGTTTTGAAACTGCCTAACGGAACATTGGGATTGCTGGATCAGCATGCGGCGCATGAACGCATCATTTATGAAAATATGCGCACTCTGCGCACCAGAGGTGAATCCCGTCCCCTCGCTATTCCCATTGAGCTGGCTTTGCATCCCAGCGAAGTCCAGCGGGTGCAGGAGCTTTGGGAAGAATTGCAGGCCGCGGGTTTTATGCTTGAGCTTGAAGGGGGGCAGAATCTTTCCATGCGCGGAATTCCCCCGGGGCTTGAAACCGGAGAGGCCAAGGAGTATTTAAGGGGGGCCGTTGACGGGCAGGCTAAGACTCTTGACGATCTGTGGATAATGCTTTCCTGCAAGTCTGCTATCAAGGCTAATCAACCTCTGGCAGTTGATGAATGCCTTGCCTTGCTGGAAGCTTGGGTTCAGTGTCCGCAGCGCGAATATTGCCCGCATGGCCGTCCGGTTCTGGTGAGCTGGTCTTCTCTGGATATGGAAAAACTTTTCAAGCGCAAATAA
- the alr gene encoding alanine racemase, with the protein MTIEYNTLEVEIDLSAIRHNYRILCEKGTKVYGVIKADAYGHGLIEVADALSKEGADTFAVGTVNEAVELRKSGRGERIIALLGLLNETDCFNAVKYNVIPFIGEFEQLEMLSSVVSAQGQKIEISLKFDTGMSRLGFSVDELDQLIDWLKANPQISPVLTSSHLATSDDPAYEDYVGAQADQFSHILKELESAGFELEASLANSAGILVHDKVRLMAQRAGIALYGANPLSGTKWNEIGGRLIPAMQVSTKIASVHTLKKGRSISYGCTYTAEKDMTVAIVCAGYADGYSRSLSNTGQVCINGKRAKIVGRVCMQLTAVDVTDIPDVSFGGRAYLLGGEGEGKISPDDLAGWWETITYEVFCLLGQNPKTFK; encoded by the coding sequence ATGACAATTGAATATAATACACTTGAAGTTGAGATTGATCTTAGTGCCATCCGGCATAACTACCGTATTCTCTGTGAAAAAGGGACAAAAGTATATGGCGTGATCAAGGCTGATGCGTATGGGCATGGATTAATCGAGGTCGCTGATGCTCTGTCAAAAGAAGGGGCTGACACTTTTGCGGTGGGGACTGTGAATGAGGCGGTCGAATTACGGAAAAGTGGGCGTGGGGAGCGTATAATTGCTCTGCTCGGGCTGCTTAACGAGACAGATTGTTTTAACGCGGTTAAGTATAATGTGATCCCTTTTATTGGTGAATTTGAGCAGCTTGAAATGCTTTCAAGCGTTGTATCTGCGCAAGGGCAGAAAATTGAAATCAGCCTGAAATTTGATACCGGTATGTCTCGTCTGGGTTTTTCAGTGGATGAGCTTGATCAACTGATTGACTGGCTGAAGGCAAACCCGCAGATTTCTCCGGTTCTGACCAGTTCGCACCTTGCAACCTCTGATGATCCGGCTTACGAAGATTACGTCGGCGCGCAGGCTGATCAATTTTCACATATTTTGAAAGAACTTGAATCAGCAGGCTTTGAACTCGAAGCTTCTCTTGCGAATTCCGCAGGTATTCTGGTTCATGACAAGGTCCGTCTTATGGCTCAGCGGGCTGGAATTGCGCTATACGGAGCGAACCCCTTGAGCGGTACAAAGTGGAACGAGATTGGCGGAAGATTAATTCCTGCCATGCAGGTCAGTACTAAAATTGCTTCTGTGCATACGCTTAAGAAAGGCCGGTCTATAAGTTACGGCTGTACTTACACCGCAGAAAAAGACATGACCGTAGCCATTGTCTGTGCCGGATATGCTGACGGTTACAGTCGCAGTCTTTCTAATACGGGGCAGGTCTGTATCAATGGCAAAAGAGCAAAAATTGTAGGACGGGTCTGTATGCAGCTTACAGCTGTAGATGTTACAGATATACCGGATGTCAGCTTCGGCGGCAGGGCATATCTGCTCGGCGGAGAAGGAGAGGGCAAGATCTCTCCCGATGATCTGGCTGGGTGGTGGGAAACCATAACTTATGAAGTTTTTTGTCTATTGGGTCAAAACCCAAAGACATTTAAATAA
- a CDS encoding ABC transporter substrate-binding protein has protein sequence MNRVHAVLLILLTFIALVVLTGCSDKKKSAASELKVGVVAVTSGELFRKGNYIVTAARYAADKINKEGGVEFDDVLHFVKLYPADSGGSSEIAAKVAQRLIEKNKVSVIVGGAGSEVALAVAEVCERYSVPFITPVAGTNKLTSYKYSFRVCYTNAVQGEALAQFTRKSLQQKPVGILYSSGSPYSAELARYFKVDYERDGGKVVAYESYTAGDRGFNKQLKRIIESGAQILFLPNNTKKVQLQAAQARKRGFKGILMGGDSWDPVDLERNPLFANSYYTDHWISGLPIEGSAEFENDFKKKTGAEPTELEALTYDAMMSMFMAIKVAKSAAPVAIHDALVDMPPYHGVTGNFDYNNNGDPAKDVIISTIRDGHIEVSDIIYTK, from the coding sequence ATGAACCGTGTGCATGCAGTTCTGCTTATACTCCTGACTTTTATTGCTTTAGTTGTTTTAACTGGTTGCTCTGATAAAAAGAAATCAGCCGCTTCCGAGCTGAAAGTGGGAGTCGTTGCCGTCACCAGTGGTGAACTTTTTCGAAAGGGAAATTACATTGTGACAGCTGCCCGCTACGCCGCCGACAAGATCAATAAAGAAGGTGGCGTAGAGTTTGATGACGTGTTGCATTTCGTGAAGCTTTATCCGGCAGATAGCGGTGGATCTTCTGAAATTGCGGCTAAAGTTGCGCAGCGTCTGATTGAAAAAAATAAAGTTTCGGTAATTGTCGGCGGAGCTGGCAGTGAAGTTGCCCTTGCCGTTGCAGAAGTCTGTGAACGGTATAGCGTGCCGTTTATCACCCCCGTTGCCGGAACAAACAAACTCACCTCCTACAAATATTCATTCAGAGTCTGTTACACCAACGCGGTTCAGGGCGAAGCTCTGGCACAGTTTACCCGCAAATCTTTGCAGCAGAAACCGGTTGGGATACTTTATTCTTCAGGAAGCCCTTATAGTGCAGAGCTGGCCAGATATTTCAAGGTTGACTACGAAAGAGACGGCGGGAAGGTTGTGGCTTATGAAAGCTATACTGCCGGTGATCGTGGTTTTAACAAGCAGCTCAAAAGAATAATTGAATCCGGGGCGCAGATCTTGTTCCTGCCTAACAATACCAAGAAGGTTCAGTTGCAGGCCGCACAGGCTCGTAAACGCGGATTCAAAGGGATTCTCATGGGCGGAGATTCATGGGATCCGGTAGATCTTGAACGCAATCCTCTTTTCGCGAACAGTTATTACACTGACCATTGGATTTCTGGCTTGCCCATAGAAGGCAGCGCAGAGTTTGAAAATGATTTCAAAAAGAAAACCGGCGCAGAACCGACCGAGCTTGAGGCTCTGACCTATGATGCTATGATGAGTATGTTTATGGCAATTAAGGTTGCCAAATCAGCGGCTCCGGTAGCTATTCATGACGCTCTGGTTGATATGCCTCCCTACCACGGGGTTACCGGAAATTTTGACTATAACAATAACGGCGATCCGGCTAAAGACGTAATTATTTCGACCATCCGGGACGGTCATATTGAGGTCAGTGATATAATTTATACGAAGTAG